One Streptomyces sp. NBC_01237 genomic region harbors:
- a CDS encoding rod shape-determining protein MreC — translation MSSLRDGQRYVRPVHRGTPAIRAPRNHPSRGDRPVATRGLALDLGSSRTRAWVPGHGLMTDPLPDDGSLRPVRRGRIVDPESCGRLLSRIADAALGTDRSDSVIVLSHPVLAGAEHRTAARELLAALGPTGVVVLNSARAAAAYAGPQDSGPLLVIDMGAELTEVTLLVDGMVADARQAESGLSDLDPATLPAALVRTVLDMIMSMWRQDRHGTVLGALRKGPVLAGGGALRPDITDRLALRLGVRVRLADDPSTTVVRGAGLILSSVLRHAAAPAVLPGPAG, via the coding sequence ATGAGTTCTTTGCGCGACGGACAGCGCTACGTCCGGCCCGTCCACCGGGGGACCCCGGCGATCCGGGCCCCCCGCAACCACCCGTCACGCGGCGACCGGCCCGTCGCCACCCGGGGCCTCGCCCTCGACCTCGGCAGTTCCCGGACCCGTGCCTGGGTCCCCGGACACGGCCTCATGACCGACCCGCTCCCGGACGACGGATCCCTCCGGCCCGTCCGTCGCGGCCGTATCGTCGACCCCGAGTCCTGCGGCAGACTGCTCAGCCGTATCGCCGACGCAGCCCTCGGAACCGACCGCAGTGACAGCGTGATCGTGCTGAGCCATCCGGTCCTCGCCGGAGCCGAGCACCGTACCGCGGCACGCGAACTGCTCGCCGCGCTCGGTCCGACCGGTGTCGTGGTGCTCAACAGCGCCCGTGCCGCCGCGGCGTACGCAGGACCGCAGGACAGCGGCCCCCTGCTCGTCATCGACATGGGCGCCGAGCTGACCGAAGTGACCCTGCTCGTGGACGGCATGGTGGCCGACGCCCGCCAGGCCGAGTCGGGGCTCAGCGACCTGGACCCGGCCACGCTGCCCGCGGCCCTCGTCCGCACCGTGCTCGACATGATCATGTCCATGTGGCGGCAGGACCGGCACGGCACCGTCCTGGGAGCCCTGCGCAAGGGCCCGGTCCTCGCCGGAGGCGGCGCGCTGCGCCCCGACATCACCGACCGGCTCGCCCTCCGTCTCGGGGTACGGGTCCGTCTCGCCGACGACCCGTCGACCACCGTCGTACGCGGCGCCGGGCTGATCCTCAGCTCCGTGCTCCGCCACGCCGCCGCACCGGCCGTCCTGCCCGGCCCGGCGGGGTGA